A single region of the Kineosporiaceae bacterium SCSIO 59966 genome encodes:
- a CDS encoding amidohydrolase has translation MLRQVADTLEQHRGTVVGLSHAIAADPELAHEEHRAMDRCASVLEQAGIEVERGAYGLPTAFAARFGSGDTHVVLCAEYDALPEVGHACGHNVIAAAAVGAGLVLAPLAEAAGLRVTVLGTPAEERFGGKVDLLDAGAFDDADAALMVHPTPYDEYGPRSLGIEEWQVVYTGRASHASAAPEHGRNALDGLVAGYQAVAMLRQHLRPQQQVHGIITHGGDAPNVVPERTEGLFYLRARTPDDLADLRERVRACLKGAATATGTSVEITPVGHTYLPLRPHAGLVGVFTDACAALGRPYTPDPRGDGLGGSTDFGNVSQRLPGLHAYVAVHSWPAVNHQHEFAAHCVTPQADETLLQSAGALALTALAVAGDPGVLHDPDPTS, from the coding sequence CTGCTGCGGCAGGTGGCCGACACCCTCGAGCAGCACCGCGGCACCGTCGTCGGCCTCTCCCACGCGATCGCCGCAGACCCGGAGCTGGCCCACGAGGAGCACCGCGCCATGGACCGGTGCGCGAGCGTCCTCGAGCAGGCCGGGATCGAGGTCGAGCGCGGTGCCTACGGATTGCCCACTGCCTTCGCCGCCCGCTTCGGCTCCGGCGACACCCACGTCGTCCTGTGCGCGGAGTACGACGCCCTGCCCGAGGTCGGACACGCCTGCGGCCACAACGTCATCGCGGCGGCCGCGGTCGGTGCCGGACTGGTCCTGGCGCCGCTGGCGGAGGCCGCCGGGCTGCGGGTGACCGTGCTCGGCACCCCCGCCGAGGAGCGGTTCGGCGGCAAGGTGGACCTGCTGGACGCGGGTGCGTTCGACGACGCCGACGCGGCGCTCATGGTGCACCCGACCCCGTACGACGAGTACGGTCCGCGCAGCCTCGGCATCGAGGAGTGGCAGGTGGTCTACACCGGCCGCGCCTCACACGCCAGCGCCGCCCCCGAGCACGGCCGCAACGCTCTCGACGGCCTCGTCGCCGGCTACCAGGCCGTCGCGATGCTGCGCCAGCACCTGCGCCCCCAGCAGCAGGTACACGGGATCATCACCCACGGCGGCGACGCCCCGAACGTCGTCCCGGAGCGCACCGAAGGGCTGTTCTACCTGCGTGCCCGGACGCCGGACGACCTGGCCGACCTGCGCGAGCGGGTCCGGGCCTGCCTGAAGGGCGCGGCGACCGCGACCGGGACGTCCGTCGAGATCACCCCGGTCGGGCACACCTACCTGCCGCTGCGACCCCACGCGGGCCTGGTGGGTGTGTTCACCGACGCCTGCGCGGCTCTTGGCCGGCCGTACACCCCGGACCCGCGGGGCGACGGCCTGGGCGGGTCCACCGACTTCGGCAACGTCAGCCAGCGGCTGCCCGGCCTGCACGCCTACGTCGCCGTCCACTCCTGGCCGGCGGTCAACCACCAGCACGAGTTCGCCGCGCACTGTGTCACCCCGCAGGCGGATGAGACCCTGCTGCAGTCGGCCGGTGCCCTCGCGCTCACCGCCCTCGCCGTCGCCGGCGACCCCGGCGTCCTGCACGACCCCGACCCCACGAGCTGA
- a CDS encoding S-layer homology domain-containing protein, translating to MPQMSRSRPAAPGSWLRRCVSGAALAGVALGLLSGPAAAVTAGPLTSSGPVSAYPVPAAVETYSPYLGQVSCDPAPKPGTVALSEVVLAHYGQGHSSGISRSCDQGGRSEHKEGRAWDWALDVNNPAHKAAADEFVAWLMADGPDGKPGWNARRLGVMYVIWNRQTWSSYKADQGLLAYTGSSPHTDHVHVSLSWAGAMQRTSFWTGRVAATDYGPCVAVEGQLAPPYTAPNLERCPVPVRLRFWDVPQHHSFFTEVEWLADQQITEGRADGSFGVTDTITRAEMAAFLYRHARPSWYPASTEQRFTDVPLDHPFATEIGWLAEQGISRGVGDGSAFDPRGTVTRHQMAAFLHRALGAQDDYVTATPTVVFADVPPTSSWYEDVVWLAASGITTGSGDGTVFQGEDPVTRGQMAAFLYRASNG from the coding sequence GTGCCGCAGATGTCTCGCTCCCGCCCCGCCGCCCCCGGCAGCTGGCTTCGCCGCTGCGTGTCCGGCGCCGCGCTGGCCGGGGTTGCCCTCGGTCTGCTGAGCGGTCCGGCCGCGGCCGTCACCGCCGGCCCGCTGACGTCGTCCGGGCCGGTGTCCGCGTACCCGGTCCCGGCGGCCGTGGAGACCTACAGCCCCTACCTCGGCCAGGTCAGCTGCGACCCGGCGCCCAAGCCCGGCACGGTTGCGCTGTCCGAGGTCGTCCTGGCCCACTACGGCCAGGGCCACTCCAGCGGCATCTCCCGCAGCTGCGATCAGGGCGGTCGCAGCGAGCACAAGGAGGGCCGGGCCTGGGACTGGGCGCTCGACGTCAACAACCCGGCGCACAAGGCGGCCGCGGACGAGTTCGTCGCCTGGCTCATGGCGGACGGCCCGGACGGCAAGCCGGGCTGGAACGCCCGCCGGCTCGGCGTCATGTACGTGATCTGGAACCGCCAGACCTGGTCGTCGTACAAGGCCGACCAGGGGCTGCTGGCCTACACCGGCTCCAGCCCGCACACCGACCACGTGCACGTGTCGCTGAGCTGGGCCGGCGCGATGCAGCGCACGTCATTCTGGACCGGCCGGGTCGCCGCCACCGACTACGGACCGTGCGTCGCGGTCGAGGGGCAGCTCGCGCCCCCGTACACCGCGCCGAACCTCGAGCGCTGCCCGGTGCCGGTCCGGTTGCGGTTCTGGGACGTGCCGCAGCACCACTCCTTCTTCACCGAGGTCGAGTGGCTGGCCGACCAGCAGATCACGGAGGGCCGGGCCGACGGCTCGTTCGGGGTCACGGACACCATCACCCGCGCTGAGATGGCCGCGTTCCTGTACCGGCACGCCCGCCCGTCCTGGTACCCGGCGTCCACCGAGCAGCGGTTCACCGACGTCCCCCTGGACCACCCGTTCGCCACCGAGATCGGCTGGCTCGCCGAGCAGGGGATCAGCCGTGGAGTCGGGGACGGCAGTGCCTTCGACCCGCGCGGCACGGTGACCCGTCACCAGATGGCGGCGTTCCTGCACCGGGCGCTCGGGGCGCAGGACGACTACGTGACTGCCACGCCGACGGTCGTGTTCGCCGACGTCCCGCCGACGAGCAGCTGGTACGAGGACGTCGTGTGGCTGGCCGCCAGCGGGATCACCACCGGGTCCGGTGACGGGACGGTCTTCCAGGGCGAGGACCCGGTGACGCGGGGCCAGATGGCGGCGTTCCTCTACCGGGCTTCGAACGGCTGA
- a CDS encoding FAD-dependent oxidoreductase — MTGRWDLVVVGGGPVGLAAAVAAARRGLRSVVVEQRTGPVDKACGEGLMPGTLRALADLGVDVDRALGGAPFVGIRYVGPDGVTSVAHRFRAGPGRGVRRTALHAALRRRADEVGVTVLTGRVDDVQQDGARVRVLVAGGTRAGGCGAGGCGAGGAVEARWVLACDGLHSVLRRRLGLDAGTDGRRYGVRRHVAVRPWTDHVEVHWSADAEAYVTPVAAGEVGVAVLGPRGTDHASALTAFPALADRLAGAAWTTSARGAGPLRRRVRGRVAGRVLLIGDAAGYVDALTGEGLQVGLASAEAAVAAVAAGRPQDYEAAWREVTRSYRWLTGALVTASRAAPVRRALVPAAARAPRLFAAAVDTLAT; from the coding sequence GTGACCGGACGCTGGGACCTCGTCGTCGTCGGTGGGGGCCCGGTCGGGCTCGCCGCTGCGGTCGCAGCCGCCCGGCGCGGGCTGCGCAGCGTCGTGGTCGAGCAGCGGACCGGCCCGGTCGACAAGGCCTGCGGGGAGGGGCTCATGCCCGGCACGCTGCGCGCGCTCGCCGACCTCGGCGTGGACGTCGACCGGGCCCTCGGCGGCGCACCGTTCGTCGGGATCCGGTACGTCGGCCCGGACGGCGTGACGAGCGTCGCCCACCGGTTCCGGGCCGGGCCGGGGCGCGGGGTGCGTCGGACCGCGCTGCACGCCGCGCTGCGGCGCCGCGCCGACGAGGTGGGCGTCACCGTGCTGACCGGTCGGGTGGACGACGTCCAGCAGGACGGCGCGCGGGTGCGGGTCCTGGTCGCCGGCGGCACCCGTGCCGGCGGCTGCGGTGCCGGCGGCTGCGGTGCCGGCGGGGCGGTGGAGGCCCGGTGGGTGCTGGCCTGCGACGGGCTGCACTCGGTGCTGCGGCGGCGCCTCGGCCTGGACGCCGGGACGGACGGGCGGCGCTACGGCGTCCGGCGGCACGTCGCCGTCCGGCCCTGGACGGACCACGTCGAGGTGCACTGGTCCGCGGACGCCGAGGCGTACGTGACCCCGGTCGCGGCAGGGGAGGTCGGGGTCGCCGTCCTGGGCCCCCGTGGGACGGACCACGCGAGCGCGCTGACCGCGTTCCCGGCGCTGGCCGACCGGCTCGCCGGGGCAGCGTGGACGACGTCCGCGCGGGGCGCCGGGCCGCTGCGCCGGCGGGTGCGCGGCCGGGTCGCCGGCCGGGTGCTGCTCATCGGGGACGCCGCGGGCTACGTCGACGCGCTGACCGGGGAGGGGCTGCAGGTGGGGCTGGCGTCCGCGGAGGCGGCGGTGGCCGCCGTGGCCGCCGGCCGGCCGCAGGACTACGAGGCGGCGTGGCGCGAGGTCACCCGCTCCTACCGCTGGCTGACCGGCGCCCTGGTGACCGCGAGCCGGGCCGCCCCGGTGCGCCGGGCCCTGGTCCCGGCCGCGGCCAGGGCCCCGCGCCTGTTCGCCGCCGCCGTCGACACCCTCGCCACCTGA
- the rocD gene encoding ornithine--oxo-acid transaminase, giving the protein MTRTDDLRSMSERWSAHNYHPLPVVISEASGAWVTDVDGRRYLDFLSAYSAMNFGHRHPRLLRVAHEQLDRVTLVSRAFDHETFGPFCRDLAQLCGKDMVLPMNTGAEAVETAIKAARKWGYRVKGVPRDEATIVVASDNFHGRTVTIVSFSTDESAREDYGPYTPGFRVVPYGDIAAMEQAIDDTTVAVLIEPVQGEAGVVVPPTGYLSGLRELCTRENVLLVADEIQSGLGRTGTTFAVEHEGVVPDVYILGKALGGGIVPLSAVVADEEVLGLFAPGTHGSTFGGNPLATAIGREVVAMLRTGELQERSRVLGEHLAQRLKELPADAVAEVRSIGLWAGVQLRPEAGRARQVSEAMQARGVLVKETHEWTVRIAPPLVIDQADLDHGLDALAETIEELRPRG; this is encoded by the coding sequence ATGACCCGTACCGACGACCTTCGGTCGATGTCCGAGCGCTGGAGCGCCCACAACTACCACCCGCTGCCCGTGGTGATCTCGGAGGCCTCCGGGGCCTGGGTCACCGACGTCGACGGACGCCGCTACCTGGACTTCCTCTCGGCGTACTCGGCGATGAACTTCGGCCACCGCCACCCGCGCCTGCTCCGGGTGGCCCACGAGCAGCTCGACCGGGTCACCCTCGTCAGCCGGGCGTTCGACCACGAGACGTTCGGCCCGTTCTGCCGGGATCTCGCGCAGCTGTGCGGCAAGGACATGGTGCTGCCGATGAACACCGGCGCCGAGGCCGTCGAGACGGCGATCAAGGCCGCCCGGAAGTGGGGCTACCGGGTCAAGGGCGTGCCACGCGACGAGGCGACCATCGTCGTGGCGTCCGACAACTTCCACGGGCGCACGGTCACGATCGTGTCGTTCTCGACCGACGAGTCCGCCCGCGAGGACTACGGCCCGTACACCCCCGGGTTCCGGGTCGTGCCCTACGGCGACATCGCCGCGATGGAGCAGGCCATCGACGACACGACGGTCGCCGTGCTCATCGAGCCCGTGCAGGGGGAGGCCGGTGTCGTCGTCCCCCCGACGGGGTACCTGTCGGGACTGCGTGAGCTGTGCACGCGGGAGAACGTCCTGCTGGTCGCCGACGAGATCCAGTCCGGCCTGGGCCGCACCGGGACGACGTTCGCCGTGGAGCACGAGGGCGTCGTCCCGGACGTGTACATCCTCGGCAAGGCGCTCGGCGGTGGCATCGTGCCGCTGTCGGCGGTGGTCGCCGACGAGGAGGTGCTCGGGTTGTTCGCGCCCGGCACCCACGGGTCCACCTTCGGCGGCAACCCGCTCGCCACCGCGATCGGACGCGAGGTCGTCGCGATGCTGCGCACCGGCGAGCTGCAGGAGCGCTCCCGGGTGCTCGGCGAGCACCTCGCCCAGCGGCTCAAGGAGCTCCCCGCGGACGCCGTGGCCGAGGTGCGCAGCATCGGGCTGTGGGCCGGCGTCCAGCTGCGGCCCGAGGCCGGCCGGGCGCGGCAGGTGTCCGAGGCGATGCAGGCTCGCGGCGTGCTCGTCAAGGAGACCCACGAGTGGACGGTGCGGATCGCCCCGCCGCTCGTCATCGACCAGGCCGACCTGGACCACGGGCTCGACGCCCTCGCGGAGACCATCGAGGAGCTGCGACCGCGAGGCTGA
- a CDS encoding universal stress protein: MTDAQVVLVGVDGSEAGNYALDWAVEEAVRLGWSLHLVCAYTIPVTAGIAGEITTPLIDDESVRAAAEATCADAARRVAAHPQAPPVRTDVVYGDAAGVLVDASEGAGLAVIGKRGRGGFARRLLGGVSSALPAHAACPTVVVPLPRPVDDEAGVQERSGVVVGVDGSPAAARAADVAAAFAERRGWPLRLVAAVPLAVPTLAWVPTALDPDPLIAEVRAELAADADAVRANHPGLEVTTAVEHDSPARALTDASATAGLVAVGARGHGGFTGMLLGSVSQAVLQHAQGPVLVVPHRERDDAGLRADGDAGRPAV; this comes from the coding sequence ATGACGGACGCGCAGGTCGTGCTGGTCGGTGTCGACGGCTCCGAGGCGGGCAACTACGCCCTGGACTGGGCGGTGGAGGAGGCGGTCCGGCTCGGCTGGTCGCTGCACCTCGTCTGCGCGTACACGATCCCGGTCACCGCGGGCATCGCCGGGGAGATCACCACGCCGCTCATCGACGACGAGTCGGTCCGGGCCGCCGCCGAGGCGACGTGCGCGGACGCCGCCCGGCGGGTCGCGGCCCACCCGCAGGCGCCGCCGGTGCGCACCGACGTCGTCTACGGCGACGCCGCCGGCGTCCTCGTCGACGCGTCCGAGGGTGCCGGTCTCGCCGTCATCGGCAAGCGGGGCCGCGGCGGGTTCGCCCGTCGGCTCCTCGGCGGGGTGTCCAGCGCGCTGCCCGCCCACGCCGCCTGCCCGACCGTGGTCGTCCCGTTGCCACGCCCCGTGGACGACGAGGCCGGCGTCCAGGAGCGGTCCGGCGTGGTCGTCGGCGTCGACGGCTCACCGGCCGCCGCCCGGGCCGCGGACGTCGCGGCAGCGTTCGCCGAGCGCCGCGGCTGGCCGCTGCGCCTGGTCGCCGCCGTCCCGCTCGCCGTCCCGACGCTGGCGTGGGTGCCGACCGCGCTGGACCCCGACCCGCTGATCGCGGAGGTGCGGGCCGAGCTGGCCGCCGACGCGGACGCCGTCCGGGCGAACCACCCCGGCCTGGAGGTGACGACCGCGGTCGAGCACGACTCTCCGGCCCGGGCGCTGACCGACGCGTCGGCGACCGCGGGGCTCGTCGCGGTCGGGGCCCGCGGGCACGGCGGGTTCACCGGGATGCTCCTGGGGTCGGTGAGCCAGGCGGTCCTCCAGCACGCCCAGGGCCCGGTGCTCGTCGTCCCGCACCGTGAGCGGGACGACGCCGGCTTGCGGGCCGACGGGGACGCGGGTAGGCCTGCGGTATGA
- a CDS encoding type III polyketide synthase: MTRIAAVAPVLPEHRYAQEDITALFAGLVTPTGDRRALLERLHSSAGVHHRHLAMPLERYRTLSGFGEANDVFIDVGTDLGAQAISAALEAAGLTAQDVDVVLATSVTGIAAPSLEARLVTRLGLRHDVKRIPVFGLGCVAGAAGIARLHDHLRGDPDGVAVLLSVELCSLTVQRDDTSTANLVASGLFGDGAAAVVLVGEDRARRLGLEAAPRVVATRSRFYPDTEDVMGWDVGGTGFRIVLAASVADVVEAHLAEDMKAFLADAGLETADVARWISHPGGPKVLQAVQAALQLPDDALRPAWQSLAEVGNLSSSSVLHVLAATLADEPPPPPGSAGVLLAMGPGFCAELVLLRWDGP; encoded by the coding sequence GTGACCCGGATCGCCGCGGTGGCCCCCGTCCTGCCGGAGCACCGGTACGCCCAGGAGGACATCACCGCGCTGTTCGCCGGGCTCGTCACCCCCACCGGGGACAGGCGCGCCCTGCTGGAGCGGCTGCACTCCTCGGCCGGCGTCCACCACCGGCACCTGGCGATGCCGCTGGAGCGCTACCGCACCCTCAGCGGGTTCGGCGAGGCCAACGACGTGTTCATCGACGTCGGCACCGACCTCGGCGCCCAGGCCATCTCGGCCGCCCTTGAGGCCGCGGGGCTGACCGCCCAGGACGTGGACGTCGTCCTGGCCACGAGCGTCACCGGCATCGCCGCGCCGTCCCTGGAGGCCCGTCTCGTCACCCGGCTCGGGCTGCGCCACGACGTCAAGCGGATCCCGGTGTTCGGCCTCGGCTGCGTCGCCGGCGCTGCCGGGATCGCCCGCCTGCACGACCACCTGCGCGGCGACCCGGACGGTGTCGCCGTGCTGCTCAGCGTCGAGCTGTGCTCGCTCACCGTGCAGCGCGACGACACCTCGACGGCCAACCTCGTCGCCAGCGGGCTGTTCGGTGACGGCGCCGCCGCCGTCGTCCTGGTCGGGGAGGACCGCGCCCGCCGGCTCGGGCTCGAGGCCGCCCCCCGGGTGGTCGCCACCCGCAGCCGGTTCTACCCCGACACCGAGGACGTCATGGGCTGGGACGTCGGCGGCACCGGCTTCCGGATCGTGCTGGCCGCCAGCGTCGCGGACGTCGTCGAGGCCCACCTCGCCGAGGACATGAAGGCCTTCCTCGCCGACGCCGGCCTGGAGACCGCCGACGTGGCACGGTGGATCTCGCACCCGGGCGGGCCGAAGGTGCTGCAGGCCGTGCAGGCGGCCCTGCAGCTCCCGGACGACGCGCTGCGGCCGGCCTGGCAGTCCCTCGCCGAGGTCGGCAACCTGTCGTCGTCCTCGGTGCTGCACGTGCTCGCGGCGACCCTCGCCGACGAGCCGCCGCCCCCACCGGGCTCCGCGGGGGTCCTGCTCGCGATGGGCCCCGGCTTCTGCGCCGAGCTCGTGCTGCTGCGCTGGGACGGCCCGTGA
- a CDS encoding ATP-dependent DNA ligase, whose translation MNPAADEVTHVEVGGRRLRLTNLQKVLYPATGTTKAEVIDYLVRVSGPLLAQLHERPVTRIRWPHGVGDPQRFFEKNVPAGTPSWVRTVRVPASDGFIEYPLVEDVATLAWLGNLSALELHTPQWTVGRRGAVRHPDRLVVDLDPGEGAGLEQCAAVAHLVAERLADDGLEAVPVTSGGKGLQLYAPLAAKDAADAVRGYAERLARGLARDHKDLVTATMTKSLRRGKVLLDWSQNTAAKTTITPYSLRGRDRPTVAAPRRWDEIGPGLRQLTYDEVLDRLATDGDLMEPYSRSHPGPQLP comes from the coding sequence GTGAACCCGGCGGCCGACGAGGTCACCCACGTCGAGGTCGGCGGGCGCCGGCTACGGCTGACGAACCTGCAGAAGGTGCTCTACCCGGCCACCGGGACGACGAAGGCCGAGGTGATCGACTACCTGGTGCGGGTCAGCGGGCCGCTGCTGGCCCAGCTCCACGAGCGGCCGGTGACCCGGATCCGCTGGCCGCACGGCGTCGGCGACCCCCAGCGGTTCTTCGAGAAGAACGTGCCGGCCGGGACGCCGTCCTGGGTCCGGACCGTGCGCGTCCCGGCGTCCGACGGGTTCATCGAGTACCCGCTCGTCGAGGACGTCGCGACCCTGGCCTGGCTCGGCAACCTCTCCGCCCTCGAGCTGCACACCCCGCAGTGGACGGTCGGTCGACGCGGCGCGGTGCGCCACCCCGACCGCCTCGTCGTCGACCTGGACCCCGGGGAGGGAGCCGGCCTGGAGCAGTGCGCGGCGGTCGCGCACCTGGTCGCCGAGCGCCTCGCCGACGACGGGCTGGAGGCGGTGCCGGTGACCAGCGGCGGCAAGGGCCTGCAGCTGTACGCGCCGCTGGCCGCCAAGGACGCGGCGGACGCCGTGCGTGGCTACGCCGAGCGGCTCGCCCGGGGACTCGCCCGCGACCACAAGGACCTCGTCACCGCGACGATGACGAAGTCGCTGCGCCGCGGCAAGGTGCTGCTCGACTGGAGCCAGAACACCGCGGCGAAGACGACCATCACGCCGTACTCGCTGCGCGGCCGGGACCGGCCCACGGTGGCGGCCCCCCGACGGTGGGACGAGATCGGCCCGGGGCTGCGCCAGCTGACCTACGACGAGGTGCTCGACCGGCTCGCGACCGACGGCGACCTGATGGAGCCCTACTCCCGCTCCCACCCCGGGCCCCAGCTGCCCTGA
- a CDS encoding Ku protein, translating into MRAIWKGAVSFGLVNVPVRLYAATGEKDITFHQVHVVDGGRIRYKRVCSLDGEEVPYGEIAKGYETDDGELVTLTDEDFAQLPLKTSREIDVVEFVPAEQVDPILFAKTYYLEPEKSALKPYALLREALVETDRMAVVKVALRQRETLAVLRVRDNVICLQTMLWPDEVRAADFEILESDVELRPQELKMAASLVESLAGDFRPEQFSDQYAEALRELIEAKVGAGEVRRPQAEVEEEGAGGQVVDLLTALQRSVERARAGRGGDAEPAAEEPPAAKAAARKSAAKKAPAKKAATKKAPAKKAPAKKAATKQAPAKKAATTKAPAKKAATTKAPAKKAPRKTA; encoded by the coding sequence GTGAGGGCGATCTGGAAGGGTGCGGTCTCGTTCGGCCTCGTCAACGTGCCGGTGCGGCTGTACGCGGCGACCGGGGAGAAGGACATCACGTTCCACCAGGTGCACGTCGTGGACGGCGGCCGGATCCGCTACAAGCGGGTGTGCAGCCTGGACGGCGAGGAGGTGCCCTACGGCGAGATCGCCAAGGGGTACGAGACGGACGACGGCGAGCTCGTCACGCTGACCGATGAGGACTTCGCCCAGCTGCCGCTGAAGACCAGCCGCGAGATCGACGTCGTCGAGTTCGTGCCGGCAGAGCAGGTGGACCCCATCCTGTTCGCCAAGACCTACTACCTGGAGCCGGAGAAGTCGGCCCTCAAGCCCTACGCGCTGCTGCGTGAGGCGCTGGTGGAGACCGACCGGATGGCCGTGGTCAAGGTGGCGCTGCGCCAGCGCGAGACGCTGGCGGTGCTGCGGGTCCGGGACAACGTCATCTGCCTGCAGACCATGCTGTGGCCGGACGAGGTGCGGGCCGCGGACTTCGAGATCCTCGAGTCCGACGTCGAGCTGCGGCCCCAGGAGCTGAAGATGGCGGCCTCGCTCGTGGAGTCCCTCGCCGGAGACTTCCGGCCGGAGCAGTTCTCCGACCAGTACGCCGAGGCGCTGCGCGAGCTCATCGAGGCCAAGGTGGGTGCCGGCGAGGTGCGCCGTCCCCAGGCCGAGGTCGAGGAGGAGGGCGCCGGCGGGCAGGTCGTCGACCTGCTCACTGCCCTGCAGCGCAGCGTCGAACGGGCCCGGGCCGGGCGTGGCGGTGACGCCGAGCCGGCCGCGGAGGAGCCGCCGGCGGCGAAGGCTGCCGCGCGAAAGTCGGCGGCGAAGAAGGCGCCGGCCAAGAAGGCGGCCACGAAGAAGGCGCCGGCCAAGAAGGCACCGGCCAAGAAGGCGGCTACGAAGCAGGCGCCGGCCAAGAAGGCGGCCACGACGAAGGCGCCGGCCAAGAAGGCGGCCACGACGAAGGCGCCGGCCAAGAAGGCGCCCCGCAAGACCGCCTGA
- a CDS encoding DNA ligase, whose protein sequence is MQPMLATPSPEPGRLPTGADWVFEVKWDGIRVLADASDGDLRLLSRTGRPVTAAFPELACLAELPDVLLDGEVVALDDAGRPSFPALQERIHVRDAARARRLARTRPVSYVVFDVLRLYGVDLTGRPLTERRATLERLPLPDGPVQLSPLYEDGPALLAATREQGLEGVVAKRRTSVYEPGRRSPHWVKVPHRPTRTVVVGGWRPQTDTTRTVGALLVGAPDAGGALRYLGRVGSGIGRTAQRDLAERLSPLARADCPFADPVPRVDAAGATWCEPVLAVEVVHLGWTTAGRLRQPAYLGVRTDAEADPVEER, encoded by the coding sequence GTGCAGCCCATGCTCGCCACTCCGAGCCCCGAACCCGGCCGGCTGCCGACCGGCGCCGACTGGGTGTTCGAGGTGAAGTGGGACGGGATCCGGGTCCTCGCGGACGCCTCGGACGGCGACCTGCGGCTGCTCAGCCGCACCGGCCGGCCGGTGACGGCCGCGTTCCCCGAGCTGGCGTGCCTGGCCGAGCTGCCCGACGTCCTGCTCGACGGCGAGGTCGTCGCCCTGGACGACGCCGGCCGGCCCTCCTTCCCCGCGCTGCAGGAGCGGATCCACGTCCGGGACGCCGCCCGCGCCCGCCGGCTCGCCCGCACCCGACCGGTCAGCTACGTCGTCTTCGACGTCCTGCGGCTCTACGGGGTGGACCTCACCGGCCGGCCGCTGACCGAGCGACGTGCGACCCTCGAGCGGCTGCCCCTGCCGGACGGCCCGGTGCAGCTGTCCCCGCTCTACGAGGACGGCCCGGCGCTGCTCGCCGCCACCCGCGAGCAGGGACTCGAGGGCGTCGTCGCCAAGCGGCGCACCTCGGTGTACGAACCGGGGCGGCGCAGCCCGCACTGGGTGAAGGTGCCCCACCGCCCGACCCGGACCGTCGTCGTCGGCGGCTGGCGGCCGCAGACCGACACCACCCGGACCGTCGGCGCGCTGCTCGTCGGCGCACCGGACGCCGGCGGCGCCCTGCGCTACCTCGGGCGGGTCGGCAGCGGCATCGGGCGCACCGCCCAGCGCGACCTCGCCGAGCGCCTCTCCCCGCTGGCCCGGGCGGACTGCCCGTTCGCGGACCCGGTGCCACGGGTGGACGCCGCGGGGGCCACCTGGTGCGAGCCGGTGCTCGCCGTCGAGGTGGTGCACCTCGGCTGGACGACGGCCGGCCGGCTGCGCCAGCCGGCCTACCTCGGCGTGCGCACCGACGCCGAGGCCGACCCCGTGGAGGAGCGGTGA